A window of the Hevea brasiliensis isolate MT/VB/25A 57/8 chromosome 6, ASM3005281v1, whole genome shotgun sequence genome harbors these coding sequences:
- the LOC110639710 gene encoding cytochrome P450 93B2, with amino-acid sequence MMLVLLSFAAFIFLAFFFNRKQRSQLPPGPIGFPVIGHLHLLGPLIHHSFRDLSFRYGPLFYLNLGSVPCVVASTPELAKEFLKTQEQTFPCRVSSLAIKHLTYNASFAFAPYGPYWKFIKKWTSFELLGNRVINQFAPIRIKEVNHFLQILYSKSKVGDSVNVSEELMKLSNNVISQMVWSVRSSGTDGQISRSVVRDVTQMFGQFNISDFVWFCRNLDLQGFRKRFEETRARYDMWVEKHVTAREQVRNQKRINGVQEHEAKDFLDLILDLMEDDTAEIKLTRDNVKALILDFFTAGTDTTAILLEWALSELINHPTVLEKAREEINKVVGNSRIVQECDTPNLPYIQSIIKETFRLHPPIPMVSRTSVQECKVFGYRIPANTLLFVNIWSIGRDPKYWDNPLQFQPERFLQYSNNEAGLSSPTDVRGQHFQLLPFGTGRRICPGIPLAMQELHMTLAATIQCFDLKVINPSGVKTNGNDVLDMTERPGLATPRAHELVCIPVARMHQVLDQLCVENSYICQDV; translated from the exons aTGATGCTGGTGTTGTTGTCCTTTGctgcttttattttcttggcatttttctTCAATAGGAAGCAGCGAAGCCAACTTCCACCAGGCCCCATAGGCTTCCCTGTTATTGGTCACCTGCATCTCCTTGGACCCTTAATTCACCATTCCTTTCGCGATCTTTCATTTCGCTATGGTCCTTTATTTTATCTCAATCTTGGTTCTGTACCTTGCGTGGTAGCTTCCACACCAGAGCTAGCCAAGGAATTCCTGAAAACCCAGGAACAAACATTCCCTTGCCGTGTGAGTTCTCTAGCCATCAAACACCTTACTTATAATGCATCTTTTGCTTTTGCACCCTATGGACCTTACTGGAAGTTCATCAAGAAATGGACCTCCTTTGAGCTTTTAGGAAACCGAGTGATCAACCAGTTTGCTCCCATTAGAATTAAGGAAGTGAACCATTTCCTTCAAATCCTTTACAGCAAGTCTAAAGTTGGTGACAGTGTAAATGTTTCTGAGGAGCTGATGAAATTGTCAAATAACGTAATCTCTCAAATGGTGTGGAGTGTTAGATCCTCAGGGACGGATGGGCAAATTTCTAGAAGTGTGGTTCGTGACGTGACGCAGATGTTTGGACAGTTTAATATCTCTGACTTTGTATGGTTTTGTAGGAACTTGGATTTGCAGGGTTTTCGAAAGAGGTTTGAGGAGACACGGGCAAGATATGACATGTGGGTGGAGAAGCATGTGACAGCCCGTGAACAAGTCAGAAACCAGAAGAGAATCAATGGAGTACAAGAGCATGAGGCTAAGGATTTCTTGGACTTGATACTTGATCTTATGGAGGATGACACTGCAGAGATTAAATTAACGAGGGATAATGTTAAAGCCTTGATTTTG GATTTCTTCACAGCGGGTACAGATACCACAGCTATTTTACTTGAATGGGCACTATCAGAGCTCATCAACCATCCAACAGTTCTTGAGAAAGCTCGAGAGGAAATAAACAAGGTAGTAGGAAATAGCAGGATTGTTCAAGAATGCGATACTCCGAATCTTCCTTACATTCAATCTATCATCAAAGAAACATTTCGGCTGCACCCACCAATTCCTATGGTCTCAAGAACGTCCGTACAAGAATGCAAGGTGTTTGGGTATAGAATCCCTGCAAATACTTTGTTATTTGTGAACATTTGGTCCATCGGAAGAGATCCCAAGTATTGGGACAACCCTTTACAGTTTCAACCAGAAAGGTTCTTGCAATATTCCAATAACGAGGCTGGCTTGTCGAGTCCCACTGATGTTAGAGGCCAACATTTTCAATTGTTGCCATTTGGTACTGGGAGGAGGATCTGCCCTGGCATTCCTTTGGCCATGCAAGAATTGCATATGACACTTGCAGCTACGATTCAGTGCTTTGATTTGAAGGTGATCAATCCCTCAGGAGTTAAAACCAATGGCAATGATGTTCTTGACATGACTGAACGGCCTGGATTAGCCACTCCACGGGCCCATGAACTTGTGTGCATTCCTGTGGCTCGCATGCATCAAGTTCTTGACCAGTTATGTGTGGAAAATTCTTATATATGTCAGGATGtatga